The Vigna unguiculata cultivar IT97K-499-35 chromosome 6, ASM411807v1, whole genome shotgun sequence genome contains a region encoding:
- the LOC114188073 gene encoding MOB kinase activator-like 2, protein MEHKNSPPMSVPQFGGWDQNEAGAYDYSVVFTQARATKKHQKTNITEIKSINLGSEGGFSNSNDARHHHHHHHHFHHFRSHFQSHGHGHEDSSVMGKRNMLSCINRCIKP, encoded by the exons ATGGAACATAAG AATTCACCTCCGATGTCCGTGCCTCAATTTGGAGGGTGGGACCAAAATGAAGCAGGAGCTTATGACTATTCAGTGGTGTTCACCCAAGCTCGAGCAACCAAAAAACATCAAAAGACCAATATAACTGAGATTAAATCTATAAATCTTGGGAGTGAGGGAGGCTTTTCCAATTCCAATGATGCTagacatcatcatcatcaccatcatcattttcatcattttcgCAGCCATTTTCAGAGTCATGGTCATGGGCATGAGGATTCTTCAGTCATG GGGAAGAGGAATATGCTATCCTGCATAAATCGTTGCATTAAGCCATGA
- the LOC114188071 gene encoding putative F-box protein At1g32420, translated as MQRSEMVEGKREKEVLPLDVVINILKRVPVKSLMRFKCVSKEWLKLLERNPFFTKQQLEYSTGNNALLLLQRVHRQPQPDPFSTCLIGPHHHHLIDESHLSDIVSPAAKILASCNGLLCLRHTTALSILNPATRQIRQVPIENLSAFNYVGFGFSPLADDYKIVRISMCIFAPDNQVVVLDNVRVERVEVYSLASGFWKEIDAAKLQPLCIVSSSVAITGSIFWLATKTSDSDTDSEFVVSFDIGRDLFTLVNGPPFQHSSSHPYSNNVLAVHNDKLAMFRHYIVGAFESCWFDLWVLEDLHGDYNNNTCDGVGGSWVKMYSVGPFSRIVYPLSLWGDEIVCREELSGQENDFRGVETLLALFNPLTKELKNLPAHRDEFFYVPFTYSQSLVPVPNLLQH; from the coding sequence atgCAGAGATCGGAAATGGTTGAgggaaagagagagaaggaggTTCTGCCATTGGATGTTGTAATAAACATTCTGAAGAGGGTTCCGGTGAAATCCCTAATGCGCTTCAAATGCGTCTCAAAAGAGTGGTTAAAGCTCTTAGAAAGAAACCCTTTCTTCACCAAACAGCAGCTGGAGTACTCCACCGGCAACAACGCCCTTCTCCTCCTCCAACGCGTCCACCGACAACCGCAACCCGACCCCTTCTCCACCTGTCTCATCGgaccccaccaccaccacctcatCGATGAATCCCATCTCTCCGACATTGTTTCCCCTGCCGCTAAGATCCTCGCCTCCTGCAACGGCCTCCTATGCCTCCGCCACACCACCGCCCTCTCCATCCTCAATCCGGCCACCCGTCAAATCAGACAGGTTCCCATCGAAAACCTTTCAGCCTTCAACTACGTCGGATTTGGGTTCAGCCCCCTCGCCGACGATTACAAAATCGTCCGAATCTCCATGTGCATCTTTGCCCCGGACAACCAGGTTGTCGTTCTCGACAACGTTAGGGTTGAACGGGTGGAGGTCTATTCTTTAGCCTCAGGCTTCTGGAAGGAAATCGACGCCGCCAAGTTGCAACCCCTGTGTATTGTCTCTAGTTCCGTGGCCATCACTGGTAGTATATTTTGGCTTGCCACCAAGACTTCTGATTCTGACACTGATTCTGAATTTGTGGTTTCATTCGACATTGGAAGGGATTTGTTTACTTTGGTGAACGGCCCTCCGTTTCAACATTCATCCTCTCATCCCTACAGCAACAACGTTCTTGCGGTTCACAACGATAAACTTGCGATGTTTCGACACTACATTGTTGGGGCCTTTGAGTCTTGTTGGTTTGATTTGTGGGTGTTGGAAGATTTACATGgtgattataataataatacatgcGATGGCGTTGGTGGGAGTTGGGTGAAGATGTACAGTGTGGGGCCATTTTCGAGGATTGTTTATCCTTTAAGCCTTTGGGGTGATGAGATTGTGTGCCGGGAAGAGTTGTCTGGACAGGAGAATGATTTCAGAGGAGTGGAAACTCTTCTGGCTCTCTTCAATCCTCTCACTAAGGAACTCAAGAATCTGCCAGCTCATAGAGATGAGTTTTTTTATGTTCCCTTCACCTATTCCCAGAGTCTTGTTCCAGTTCCAAATCTTCTTCAGCATTAA
- the LOC114188072 gene encoding probable calcium-binding protein CML20, producing MSSLYRGESRRYNTKQRGRHNLTTQKKQEIREAFELFDTDGSGTIDAKELNVAMRALGFEMTEEQINQMIADVDKDGSGAIDYDEFEYMMTAKIGERDTKEELMKAFHIIDHDQNGKISASDIKRIAKELGQNFTDREIQEMVDEADQDKDREVSPEEFITMMNRTRFHH from the exons ATG TCTTCTTTATACAGAGGGGAATCTAGGAGGTACAACACTAAACAAAGAGGACGTCATAATTTGACAACGCAGAAGAAGCAAGAAATTAGGGAAGCCTTTGAGTTATTTGATACTGATGGCTCAG GTACTATTGATGCCAAGGAGCTGAATGTTGCCATGAG GGCTCTTGGATTTGAGATGACCGAGGAG CAAATTAATCAAATGATAGCAGATGTAGATAAGGATGGAAGTGGAGCGATTGATTATGATGAATTTGAGTACATGATGACTGCCAAAATAGGAGAAAGGGACACTAAGGAGGAGCTCATGAAAGCTTTCCATATTATTGATCATGATCAAAAT GGAAAGATATCTGCATCAGACATCAAGCGCATTGCAAAAGAGCTGGGTCAAAATTTCACTGACAGAGAGATTCAGGAGATGGTTGATGAAGCAGACCAAGATA AGGATCGAGAGGTTAGTCCAGAGGAATTCATCACGATGATGAACAGAACTCGCTTCCATCACTAG
- the LOC114188069 gene encoding probable DNA helicase MCM9 isoform X1: MWRARCFPSQRSGSVQSREAWFTENNIADPDYFRKPLVSFLERHHSDQIHSIVSSPDSDLHFPLFVDFAELFDEETHVACLLFVQPNTYLRVFDAAAISAQQAVLADGKKGVEKKSIHVRINTCGSFLEFPETFPSIGRVRVEHHGILLTLKGIVIRSGAIKMHEGERTYMCHKCKNSFPVHPLVEARNSISLPSICPIRQNSKPCAGTKFQYVENTIVCHDYQEIKIQESTQVLGVGAIPRSILVILEDDLVDVVKAGDDVIVSGVLTSKWAPELKDVRCDLDPVLIANNVRRVNELKSEIEVFDDIVMKFKQFWAHFKGSPLKGRNAILRGICPQVFGLFTVKLAVALTLIGGVQHVDASGTRIRGESHLLLVGDPGTGKSQFLKFAAKLSNRSVITTGLGSTSAGLTVTAVKDGGEWMLEAGALVLADGGLCCIDEFDSMREHDRATIHEAMEQQTISVAKAGLVTTLSTRTTVFGATNPKGQYDPDQPLSVNTTLSGPLLSRFDIVLVLLDTKNPDWDAVVSSHILSEAESGSTTNDEDLVNSWPLATLKRYIHYVKEHFRPVLTREAEIIISSYYQLQRKSATDNAARTTVRMLESLIRLAQAHARLMFRNEVTRLDAITAILCIESSMTTSAIVDCIGNALHSNFADNPDQEYAKQEILIRQKLNSVESED, translated from the exons ATGTGGCGCGCCCGATGTTTTCCCTCCCAAAGGAGTGGGAGTGTGCAGAGCAGAGAAGCATGGTTCACGGAGAACAACATCGCTGATCCAGATTACTTCCGGAAGCCACTGGTCTCCTTTCTCGAACGCCACCATTCCGACCAGATCCACTCCATTGTTTCTTCTCCCGATTCCGACCTTCACTTCCCTCTTTTCGTCGA TTTTGCAGAACTGTTTGATGAGGAAACTCACGTTGCTTGTCTCCTCTTTGTTCAACCCAATACCTATTTGCGAGTATTCGACGCGGCTGCCATTTCGGCCCAG CAAGCCGTATTGGCGGATGGTAAGAAAGGGGTGGAGAAAAAGTCCATTCATGTTCGTATTAATACCTGTGGCTCATTCCTTGAATTCCCTG AAACTTTTCCAAGCATTGGACGTGTTCGCGTGGAGCACCATGGAATTCTTCTCACTCTCAAAGGGATAGTGATTAGGTCTGGAGCAATCAAGATGCATGAAGGGGAGAGGACGTACATGTGTCACAAATGCAAAAACAG CTTCCCAGTACATCCTTTGGTGGAAGCTCGAAACTCCATATCATTACCTTCAATTTGTCCAATTCGG CAGAACTCCAAGCCCTGTGCAGGCACGAAATTCCAGTATGTAGAGAATACTATAGTATGCCATGATTATCAGGAGATAAAAATTCAAGAAAGTACACAGGTGCTAGGTGTTGGGGCAATTCCTCGTTCAATTCTTGTCATCCTAGAGGATGACCTCGTTGATGTTGTTAAAGCTGGAG ATGATGTGATTGTCTCTGGTGTCTTAACATCAAAATGGGCTCCAGAGTTGAAGGATGTGCGTTGTGACCTTGATCCTGTATTAATTGCCAACAATGTAAG GAGAGTCAATGAACTGAAATCAGAAATTGAAGTTTTTGACGATATTGTTATGAAATTCAAGCAGTTTTGGGCTCACTTCAAAGGTTCACCTCTAAAAG GGAGGAATGCTATTCTGCGAGGAATTTGCCCGCAAGTATTTGGCCTTTTCACTGTTAAGTTGGCTG TTGCATTAACTCTTATTGGAGGCGTGCAACATGTCGATGCTTCTGGAACCAGGATAAGAGGGGAGTCCCACTTACTCTTGGTTGGTGATCCTG GCACTGGAAAATCTCAGTTTCTGAAATTTGCTGCAAAATTGAGCAACCGCTCTGTTATTACCACTGGATTGGGAAGCACAAGTGCTGGATTGACTGTTACTGCAGTGAAGGATGGAG GGGAATGGATGTTGGAAGCTGGAGCTCTTGTTTTGGCAGATGGAGGATTGTGTTGCATAGATGAATTTGATAG TATGAGGGAGCATGATAGAGCAACAATACATGAAGCCATGGAGCAGCAGACAATAAGTGTTGCCAAG GCTGGTCTTGTAACAACACTCAGCACTAGAACAACTGTATTTGGTGCTACAAATCCCAAGGGACAGTATGATCCTGATCAAC CTCTGTCTGTCAATACAACACTCTCTGGTCCTTTATTAAGCAGGTTCGATATTGTCCTTGTTCTATTGGATACAAAAAATCCTGATTGGGATGCAGTGGTTTCATCTCATATTCTTTCTGAG GCAGAATCGGGTAGCACCACTAATGACGAAGATCTGGTAAATAGCTGGCCACTTGCTACACTCAAGAG GTACATACACTATGTGAAAGAACATTTCAGACCAGTCCTAACAAGAGAGGCTGAAATAATTATATCCAGCTATTATCAACTTCAAAGGAAATCTGCAACTGATAATGCAG CTAGAACAACTGTCCGCATGTTGGAAAGTTTGATACGCCTAGCACAAG CCCATGCAAGATTGATGTTCAGAAATGAGGTGACAAGACTAGATGCCATAACAGCTATTTTATGCATAGAATCATCCATGACTACCTCAGCTATCGTAGATTGCATTGGGAATGCTTTGCATTCCAATTTTGCTGACAACCCTGATCAGGAAT ATGCGAAGCAAGAAATATTGATCCGACAAAAATTGAATAGTGTGGAGAGTGAAGACTaa
- the LOC114188069 gene encoding probable DNA helicase MCM9 isoform X2: MWRARCFPSQRSGSVQSREAWFTENNIADPDYFRKPLVSFLERHHSDQIHSIVSSPDSDLHFPLFVDFAELFDEETHVACLLFVQPNTYLRVFDAAAISAQQAVLADGKKGVEKKSIHVRINTCGSFLEFPETFPSIGRVRVEHHGILLTLKGIVIRSGAIKMHEGERTYMCHKCKNSFPVHPLVEARNSISLPSICPIRNSKPCAGTKFQYVENTIVCHDYQEIKIQESTQVLGVGAIPRSILVILEDDLVDVVKAGDDVIVSGVLTSKWAPELKDVRCDLDPVLIANNVRRVNELKSEIEVFDDIVMKFKQFWAHFKGSPLKGRNAILRGICPQVFGLFTVKLAVALTLIGGVQHVDASGTRIRGESHLLLVGDPGTGKSQFLKFAAKLSNRSVITTGLGSTSAGLTVTAVKDGGEWMLEAGALVLADGGLCCIDEFDSMREHDRATIHEAMEQQTISVAKAGLVTTLSTRTTVFGATNPKGQYDPDQPLSVNTTLSGPLLSRFDIVLVLLDTKNPDWDAVVSSHILSEAESGSTTNDEDLVNSWPLATLKRYIHYVKEHFRPVLTREAEIIISSYYQLQRKSATDNAARTTVRMLESLIRLAQAHARLMFRNEVTRLDAITAILCIESSMTTSAIVDCIGNALHSNFADNPDQEYAKQEILIRQKLNSVESED; encoded by the exons ATGTGGCGCGCCCGATGTTTTCCCTCCCAAAGGAGTGGGAGTGTGCAGAGCAGAGAAGCATGGTTCACGGAGAACAACATCGCTGATCCAGATTACTTCCGGAAGCCACTGGTCTCCTTTCTCGAACGCCACCATTCCGACCAGATCCACTCCATTGTTTCTTCTCCCGATTCCGACCTTCACTTCCCTCTTTTCGTCGA TTTTGCAGAACTGTTTGATGAGGAAACTCACGTTGCTTGTCTCCTCTTTGTTCAACCCAATACCTATTTGCGAGTATTCGACGCGGCTGCCATTTCGGCCCAG CAAGCCGTATTGGCGGATGGTAAGAAAGGGGTGGAGAAAAAGTCCATTCATGTTCGTATTAATACCTGTGGCTCATTCCTTGAATTCCCTG AAACTTTTCCAAGCATTGGACGTGTTCGCGTGGAGCACCATGGAATTCTTCTCACTCTCAAAGGGATAGTGATTAGGTCTGGAGCAATCAAGATGCATGAAGGGGAGAGGACGTACATGTGTCACAAATGCAAAAACAG CTTCCCAGTACATCCTTTGGTGGAAGCTCGAAACTCCATATCATTACCTTCAATTTGTCCAATTCGG AACTCCAAGCCCTGTGCAGGCACGAAATTCCAGTATGTAGAGAATACTATAGTATGCCATGATTATCAGGAGATAAAAATTCAAGAAAGTACACAGGTGCTAGGTGTTGGGGCAATTCCTCGTTCAATTCTTGTCATCCTAGAGGATGACCTCGTTGATGTTGTTAAAGCTGGAG ATGATGTGATTGTCTCTGGTGTCTTAACATCAAAATGGGCTCCAGAGTTGAAGGATGTGCGTTGTGACCTTGATCCTGTATTAATTGCCAACAATGTAAG GAGAGTCAATGAACTGAAATCAGAAATTGAAGTTTTTGACGATATTGTTATGAAATTCAAGCAGTTTTGGGCTCACTTCAAAGGTTCACCTCTAAAAG GGAGGAATGCTATTCTGCGAGGAATTTGCCCGCAAGTATTTGGCCTTTTCACTGTTAAGTTGGCTG TTGCATTAACTCTTATTGGAGGCGTGCAACATGTCGATGCTTCTGGAACCAGGATAAGAGGGGAGTCCCACTTACTCTTGGTTGGTGATCCTG GCACTGGAAAATCTCAGTTTCTGAAATTTGCTGCAAAATTGAGCAACCGCTCTGTTATTACCACTGGATTGGGAAGCACAAGTGCTGGATTGACTGTTACTGCAGTGAAGGATGGAG GGGAATGGATGTTGGAAGCTGGAGCTCTTGTTTTGGCAGATGGAGGATTGTGTTGCATAGATGAATTTGATAG TATGAGGGAGCATGATAGAGCAACAATACATGAAGCCATGGAGCAGCAGACAATAAGTGTTGCCAAG GCTGGTCTTGTAACAACACTCAGCACTAGAACAACTGTATTTGGTGCTACAAATCCCAAGGGACAGTATGATCCTGATCAAC CTCTGTCTGTCAATACAACACTCTCTGGTCCTTTATTAAGCAGGTTCGATATTGTCCTTGTTCTATTGGATACAAAAAATCCTGATTGGGATGCAGTGGTTTCATCTCATATTCTTTCTGAG GCAGAATCGGGTAGCACCACTAATGACGAAGATCTGGTAAATAGCTGGCCACTTGCTACACTCAAGAG GTACATACACTATGTGAAAGAACATTTCAGACCAGTCCTAACAAGAGAGGCTGAAATAATTATATCCAGCTATTATCAACTTCAAAGGAAATCTGCAACTGATAATGCAG CTAGAACAACTGTCCGCATGTTGGAAAGTTTGATACGCCTAGCACAAG CCCATGCAAGATTGATGTTCAGAAATGAGGTGACAAGACTAGATGCCATAACAGCTATTTTATGCATAGAATCATCCATGACTACCTCAGCTATCGTAGATTGCATTGGGAATGCTTTGCATTCCAATTTTGCTGACAACCCTGATCAGGAAT ATGCGAAGCAAGAAATATTGATCCGACAAAAATTGAATAGTGTGGAGAGTGAAGACTaa
- the LOC114188069 gene encoding probable DNA helicase MCM9 isoform X3, whose amino-acid sequence MWRARCFPSQRSGSVQSREAWFTENNIADPDYFRKPLVSFLERHHSDQIHSIVSSPDSDLHFPLFVDFAELFDEETHVACLLFVQPNTYLRVFDAAAISAQQAVLADGKKGVEKKSIHVRINTCGSFLEFPETFPSIGRVRVEHHGILLTLKGIVIRSGAIKMHEGERTYMCHKCKNSFPVHPLVEARNSISLPSICPIRNSKPCAGTKFQYVENTIVCHDYQEIKIQESTQVLGVGAIPRSILVILEDDLVDVVKAGDDVIVSGVLTSKWAPELKDVRCDLDPVLIANNVRRVNELKSEIEVFDDIVMKFKQFWAHFKGSPLKGRNAILRGICPQVFGLFTVKLAVALTLIGGVQHVDASGTRIRGESHLLLVGDPGTGKSQFLKFAAKLSNRSVITTGLGSTSAGLTVTAVKDGGEWMLEAGALVLADGGLCCIDEFDSMREHDRATIHEAMEQQTISVAKAGLVTTLSTRTTVFGATNPKGQYDPDQPLSVNTTLSGPLLSRFDIVLVLLDTKNPDWDAVVSSHILSEAESGSTTNDEDLVNSWPLATLKRYIHYVKEHFRPVLTREAEIIISSYYQLQRKSATDNAARTTVRMLESLIRLAQAHARLMFRNEVTRLDAITAILCIESSMTTSAIVDCIGNALHSNFADNPDQECILAVILSIN is encoded by the exons ATGTGGCGCGCCCGATGTTTTCCCTCCCAAAGGAGTGGGAGTGTGCAGAGCAGAGAAGCATGGTTCACGGAGAACAACATCGCTGATCCAGATTACTTCCGGAAGCCACTGGTCTCCTTTCTCGAACGCCACCATTCCGACCAGATCCACTCCATTGTTTCTTCTCCCGATTCCGACCTTCACTTCCCTCTTTTCGTCGA TTTTGCAGAACTGTTTGATGAGGAAACTCACGTTGCTTGTCTCCTCTTTGTTCAACCCAATACCTATTTGCGAGTATTCGACGCGGCTGCCATTTCGGCCCAG CAAGCCGTATTGGCGGATGGTAAGAAAGGGGTGGAGAAAAAGTCCATTCATGTTCGTATTAATACCTGTGGCTCATTCCTTGAATTCCCTG AAACTTTTCCAAGCATTGGACGTGTTCGCGTGGAGCACCATGGAATTCTTCTCACTCTCAAAGGGATAGTGATTAGGTCTGGAGCAATCAAGATGCATGAAGGGGAGAGGACGTACATGTGTCACAAATGCAAAAACAG CTTCCCAGTACATCCTTTGGTGGAAGCTCGAAACTCCATATCATTACCTTCAATTTGTCCAATTCGG AACTCCAAGCCCTGTGCAGGCACGAAATTCCAGTATGTAGAGAATACTATAGTATGCCATGATTATCAGGAGATAAAAATTCAAGAAAGTACACAGGTGCTAGGTGTTGGGGCAATTCCTCGTTCAATTCTTGTCATCCTAGAGGATGACCTCGTTGATGTTGTTAAAGCTGGAG ATGATGTGATTGTCTCTGGTGTCTTAACATCAAAATGGGCTCCAGAGTTGAAGGATGTGCGTTGTGACCTTGATCCTGTATTAATTGCCAACAATGTAAG GAGAGTCAATGAACTGAAATCAGAAATTGAAGTTTTTGACGATATTGTTATGAAATTCAAGCAGTTTTGGGCTCACTTCAAAGGTTCACCTCTAAAAG GGAGGAATGCTATTCTGCGAGGAATTTGCCCGCAAGTATTTGGCCTTTTCACTGTTAAGTTGGCTG TTGCATTAACTCTTATTGGAGGCGTGCAACATGTCGATGCTTCTGGAACCAGGATAAGAGGGGAGTCCCACTTACTCTTGGTTGGTGATCCTG GCACTGGAAAATCTCAGTTTCTGAAATTTGCTGCAAAATTGAGCAACCGCTCTGTTATTACCACTGGATTGGGAAGCACAAGTGCTGGATTGACTGTTACTGCAGTGAAGGATGGAG GGGAATGGATGTTGGAAGCTGGAGCTCTTGTTTTGGCAGATGGAGGATTGTGTTGCATAGATGAATTTGATAG TATGAGGGAGCATGATAGAGCAACAATACATGAAGCCATGGAGCAGCAGACAATAAGTGTTGCCAAG GCTGGTCTTGTAACAACACTCAGCACTAGAACAACTGTATTTGGTGCTACAAATCCCAAGGGACAGTATGATCCTGATCAAC CTCTGTCTGTCAATACAACACTCTCTGGTCCTTTATTAAGCAGGTTCGATATTGTCCTTGTTCTATTGGATACAAAAAATCCTGATTGGGATGCAGTGGTTTCATCTCATATTCTTTCTGAG GCAGAATCGGGTAGCACCACTAATGACGAAGATCTGGTAAATAGCTGGCCACTTGCTACACTCAAGAG GTACATACACTATGTGAAAGAACATTTCAGACCAGTCCTAACAAGAGAGGCTGAAATAATTATATCCAGCTATTATCAACTTCAAAGGAAATCTGCAACTGATAATGCAG CTAGAACAACTGTCCGCATGTTGGAAAGTTTGATACGCCTAGCACAAG CCCATGCAAGATTGATGTTCAGAAATGAGGTGACAAGACTAGATGCCATAACAGCTATTTTATGCATAGAATCATCCATGACTACCTCAGCTATCGTAGATTGCATTGGGAATGCTTTGCATTCCAATTTTGCTGACAACCCTGATCAGGAATGTATCCTTGCCGTCATTCTTAGCATAAATTAG
- the LOC114187080 gene encoding tRNA (cytosine(38)-C(5))-methyltransferase 2 yields the protein MAKASSEAHGCRRVLEFYSGIGGMRYSLMKAQVNAEVVEAFEINDTANDVYQHNFGHRPFQGNIQCLTAADLDKYGADAWLLSPPCQPYTRQGLQKDTGDARAFSFLQILELLPFLSKPPSMLFVENVVGFETSDTHAKLVDILEKTDFITQEFILTPLQFGIPYSRPRYFCLAKRKTSSFVNECLNRQLIQYPGPLFEYFDTVIDDDDSSKVDRHKLLQSCQPIEKFLELKKPENDIAVEAAALMNGLSNDVPRTSGKTNGHEYGSLDQYYVQPSLIERWGSAMDVVYPDSKRCCCFTKSYYRYVKGTGSLLATVQPMKRDKNSLKDQCLRYFTPREVANLHSFPEEFEFPEHVSLKQRYALLGNSLSIAVVAPLLRYLFTEP from the exons ATGGCGAAGGCGTCGTCCGAGGCACACGGTTGCCGGAGAGTGTTGGAGTTTTACAGTGGAATCGGCGGCATG AGGTACTCTCTGATGAAGGCCCAGGTGAATGCCGAAGTGGTGGAAGCATTTGAGATTAACGACACAGCAAATGACGTTTACCAACATAATTTTGGTCATCGTCCTTTTCAG GGAAATATTCAATGCCTGACTGCTGCTGATCTGGACAAGTATGGTGCCGATGCATGGCTTCTTTCTCCTCCTTGCCAACCTTATACACGACAAG GCCTTCAGAAGGACACTGGAGATGCCCGagcattttcttttcttcagaTTCTTGAGCTCTTGCCATTTCTATCGAAGCCTCCAAGTATGTTATTTGttgaaaatgttgttggatTTGAG ACATCTGATACACATGCAAAACTGGTCGACATATTGGAAAAGACAGATTTTATCACACAGGAGTTCATTCTGACCCCTTTACAGTTTGGAATCCCATATTCCAGGCCTCGTTATTTTTGTCTG GCTAAGAGGAAAACTTCATCTTTTGTAAATGAATGTTTAAACCGCCAGCTGATTCAGTATCCGGGGCCATTATTTGAGTACTTTGATACAGtgattgatgatgatgattcgTCAAAAGTGGACAGACATAAGTTGTTGCAGTCGTGTCAACCTATTGAGAAATTTCTTGAATTGAAGAAACCTGAAAATGATATAGCTGTTGAAGCTGCTGCTTTAATGAATGGTTTGTCTAATGATGTTCCTAGGACTTCGGGAAAAACTAATGGTCATGAATATGGATCTTTGGATCAATATTATGTTCAGCCAAGCTTGATAGAACGGTGGGGAAGTGCTATGG ATGTTGTCTATCCTGATTCAAAGCGCTGCTGCTGTTTCACAAAAAGTTATTACAGATACGTGAAGGGAACTGGATCCCTTTTGGCAACTGTCCAG CCGATGAAGAGGGACAAAAATTCACTGAAGGATCAATGTCTGAGATATTTTACCCCGAGAGAG GTTGCCAACCTACACTCTTTtcctgaagaatttgagtttccGGAGCACGTTAGTCTCAAGCAAAG gtATGCCTTGTTAGGGAACAGTTTAAGTATAGCAGTTGTTGCTCCCTTACTTAGGTATCTTTTCACCGAACCTTAA